DNA from Agathobaculum sp. NTUH-O15-33:
GCCGCACAATAGCCGCGTCAGCTCTTCCCGCACGCGCTCGTGCGCGATCTGGTTTAACCGGTGCCGCTGCCGCCGCATGGCGTGAGCGGTGTCCCGCTGCACCGTGAAGCCGGTCTTCGCGGCAAACCGCACCGCGCGTAAAATGCGCAGCGCATCCTCCGCAAAGCGCGCGTCCGGGTCGCCCACCGCGCGCAGCAGGCCGTTCTTTAAATCAGCTTGCCCGCCAAAGGGATCGCACAGGCCGCGTTCCGGGTGCCACGCCATCGCGTTCACGGTAAAATCCCGCCGTGCAAGGTCGGCGGTCACCTCGCGCACAAAGCGCACCTCGTCCGGCCTGCGGCCGTCCGAATACGCGCCCTCTATGCGAAAGGCGGTGATCTCCACCGGCCCGGAATCGGTCAGCACGGTCAGCGTGCCGTGCTTTGCGCCGGTATCGAGCACCCGCTCGCCCGCGAATACCTCCCGCATTTCCGCCGGGCTGGCCGCGGTGCACAGGTCGTAATCGTGCGGTCGGCGCCCGCGCAGGCTGTCCCGCACGCAGCCGCCGACCGCCCAGGCCTCATAGCCCCGCGCTTCCAGCTTTTGCAGCGCCCGCAATACCCCCGCGGGCAAAGTCATCACGTTTTGTCCTTCTTCTCGCGCAGCCGGTACGCGGTGCCGTCCGGGTTTAAAACGACCGTTGCGTCCAGCTGGTTTTTCAGGCTCTGCCGGAAGCCCGCGATATATTCCTCGCGCAGGGCTTTCTGCTCGGCTTTTTCGGTATCGGTCAGCCCTTCGGCCTTGGCCTTTTTCGCCAAAGCGTTGATGCGCGCGATCTTTTCATTTTCCATAGCTTGCGTCTCTCCGTTTTGCAGATTTTATGTATGCCTATTATACCAAACTCCTCGGCCAAAGTCGACCCCCACTCTAAATTCCTGCCGCCACCTTCCGCCCTTACTTGACCCTTCTCAATCCGCATGATAGAATGTTTTTATTGTCAACCGACACAAAAAAGGAGTGTTTTTCTTCCTATGAAAATCGAAACCAAATGCCTGCACGAAGGCTATGAGCCCGAAAACGGCGGGGCGCGCGCGCTCCCCATTTATCAGTCCACCACGTTCAAGTTTGATTCGACCGCCCACGTCGGCGATCTGTTCGACCTGACCGCTTCCGGCCACTTCTATACGCGCCTGTCCAACCCGACGGTCGCCGCGGTGGAGGATAAGATCTCGGCGCTGGAAGGCGGCGTGGGCGCGCTGTGCACCTCGTCCGGCCAAGCCGCGACCATGCTGGCCATTTTAAACATCGCGGGCGCGGGCGACCATATTGTTTCCACCTCAACAATTTATGGCGGCAGCCTGAACCTGCTGGCCGTCACGTTTAAAAAGCTCGGCATCGACGTGACCTTTGTCGACGGCGAAGCGACGGAGGACGAGCTTGAGCAGGCGTTCCGCCCGAACACCAAGGCGGTTTTCGGCGAAACGATCGCCAACCCCGCGCTGACCGTGCTGGATATTGAAAAGTTCGCCGCGCTGGCCCACCGGCACAATGTGCCGCTCATTGTGGACAACACCTTTGCAACGCCGGTCCTCTGCCGCCCGTTTGAGTGGGGCGCGGATATTGTCGTGCATTCCACCACAAAATACATGGACGGCCACGCCGTGCAGATGGGCGGCGTGATCGTCGATTCCGGCAAGTTCGATTGGACGAAGGGCAACTTCCCCGGCCTGACCGAGCCGGACGACAGCTACCACGGCCTTGTCTATACCGACGCCTGCGGCGCAGCCGCCTATATCACCAAGGCGCGCGTACAGCTGATGCGCGACATGGGCACCTGCCAAACGCCGATGGGCGCGTTCCTGCTCGATTTGGGCCTGCAAACGCTGCCGCTGCGCATTCGCCAGCATTCGGCAAACGCTATGACGGTGGCGAGCTACCTGCGCACGAGCGACAAGGTCGATTTTGTCACCTATCCCGGCCTTGCGGGCGACGCCTTCCACGACCGCGCGGTAAAGTATTTGGAAAACGGCGCGGCTTCGGGTGTTATCTCGTTCAGCCTCAAGGGCGGCCGTGAAGCCGCCGAGCGCGTGATCGACGCGTTCAAGCTGGTATCGCTCGAGGTGCACGTGGCCGATATCCATTCGTGCGCGCTGCATCCGGCCTCCGCGACGCACCGCCAGTTGACGGACGAGCAGCTCGTCGCCGCGGGCATCACGCCCGGCCTGATCCGTCTGTCCTGTGGCCTTGAAAACGCGGAGGACATCATCGCCGATGTCGAGCAGGCGCTTGCGCAGGCCTAACGCCTACGCAAGTATTCACCATACGGGCGGCCCATGCGGCCGCCCGCTGAGGCTGTCGAAAAACTATTTTCGACAGCCTTCGATCGAAACAAAGCCCCATTTCGATCGAGAATTCCGGCTTCTGCGCGCTGCGGCGCGAGGACTTTTTCGACAGACTGAGCGGGCGACCTATGCGGTCACCCGCTTTTCAAATCAATTTATCATGTAAGGAGTTTTCACCATGCTGATCCGCCCGATCCAAGCCGAGGACCGCGATTACTTTCTGCGTTCGGTGCATGAATTTTACCACTCGCCCGCCGTTTGCCACGAGATACCCGAAACAAACGCCGTGCGCACGTTCGAGCTGCTGATCCACGGTTCGCCCTACGCCGCCTGCCTAATCGCCGAGGACGAGGACGGACGGCCCTGCGGCTATTGCCTGCTCGCCCTGACCTGGTCGAACGAAGCGGGCGGGCTGACCGTCTGGCTCGATGAAATATGGATCGACGAGCACATGCGCGGCAAGGGCCTTGGCAGCAAGATCATCGCCGCGGTGCACGAGCGATACAATACCGCCGCCCGCTACCGTTTGGAAGTGACGGACGACAACCCGCGCGCCGCCGCGCTGTACCGTTTGCGCGGCTTTGCCGATCTGCCTTACCGGCAGATGGTGCTGGACACGCCGAACGCGCTTTAAGTCACGCATGAACGAAACGCTATACGAGTTCGACGCGATGTTGCGCAAGGTACCCGATCTGGACGGGGCCTATATCGAGTTCCCGCACGATGTGCGGCGGGAGTTTCACAAGGGCCGCGTCAAGGTGCGCGCCACGTTTGACGGCGTGCCGTACGACGGCAGTCTGGTGCGCATGAAAACGCCGGGCCACATCCTCGGCGTGCGCAAGGATATCCGCGCGCGGATCGGCAAGCAGCCGGGGGATACCGTGCACGTCACCCTGCGCGAGCGCGCCTAAAACCGCCGCTTCCCCTTTCCGTTTTTTTCTGGTATACTGAACAAACAGAAATCTTGTTTGCTTTAGGGCGGCGCGAGCTCACGCCGCCTCTATTGGGAGGGGATCGCTTTGGCGGCAGAAGCAGAAAAGGTAGAAGCCGGACAAAAAGAAAACAAAATGGGCACCATGCCGGAGGGCAAACTCATCATCACCATGTCGTTTCCAATCATGCTGTCCATGCTGATCCAAGCGCTTTATAACATTGTGGACAGCGCGTTCGTCGCGCGTATCAGCGAAAGCGCGCTGACCGCCGTGTCGCTCGCCTTTCCGGTGCAGCTTTTCATGATCGCGGTGGCGACCGGCGCGGGCGTTGGCGTGAACGCGCTGTTGTCCCGCAAGCTCGGCCAGCACAAGCAGGACGAAGCCGACGCGGTCGCGATGAACGGCGTGTTTCTCGCCGTGGTTTGCTGGCTGGTCTTCGCCGTGCTCGGCCTATTATTCGGCAAAAGCTTTATCGCCCTATTTACCACCGACGCCGCCGTGCGCGAAATGGGCACCAGCTACGTTACCGTTTGCACCGTTGCATCGTGCGGGGTGTTCCTGCTGTTCGTGGCCGAACGGCTGATGCAGGCGACCGGCAACACCGTTTACCACATGATCACCCAGCTGATCGGCGCGCTGATCAACTGCGTGCTCGATCCGATCATGATCTTTGGCCTGTTCGGCTTTCCCCGGCTTGGCACGACGGGCGCGGCCCTCGCCACCGTCACCGCACAGATCATCGCCATGTCCATCGGCTTTTTCATCAATGTTCGCTTTAATCACGACGTGCGGCTCAAGCCGCGTTCGTTCCGGCCAAACGGCGCGATTTTGGGCGAGGTGTTAAAGATCGGCCTGCCCGCCGCGGTCACGCAGTCGCTCGCCAGCGTGCTCACCATCGGTTTAAACCGCATTCTCATGCCGTTTTCCATGACCGCCGTTGGCTTTTACGGCGTATATTACAAGCTGCAAAACTTTTTGTTCATGCCGGTCTTTGGCCTGAATAACGCGCTGATCCCCATGATTGGGTATAACTTCGGCGCGAAAAAGTATGACCGTATCCATCGGATCACCAAGTACGCGCTTTTGCTTTCCGTCGGGATCATGGCGGGCGGTACCGTGCTGTTCGAGCTGCTTCCCCGCCCGCTGCTCGCCCTGTTCAAGGCTTCGGAGGAGATGCTCACGATCGGCGTGCCCGCGATCCGCATCATCGCGCTTTCCATCTGCTTTGCGGGCGCTTCGGTCATTCTGTGCGGCTGCATGCAGGGACTGGGACGCGGCAACGAATCGCTTGTGGTGACGCTTTTGCGGCAAATCGTCGTTTTGCTTCCTCTGGCGGTTCTGCTCGCCCGGGTCAGCCTGCACGCGGTCTGGCTGGCGTTCCCGCTGGCCGAAATCGTCGGCTGCATCGCCGCCGTGCTGCTGCACCGGCGCGTTACCGGACACATGCTGCGGTAGCCTTGGCCCGAATTGGACAAACTATCCAATTTGCAAACATAAATTGTTAA
Protein-coding regions in this window:
- a CDS encoding GNAT family N-acetyltransferase codes for the protein MLIRPIQAEDRDYFLRSVHEFYHSPAVCHEIPETNAVRTFELLIHGSPYAACLIAEDEDGRPCGYCLLALTWSNEAGGLTVWLDEIWIDEHMRGKGLGSKIIAAVHERYNTAARYRLEVTDDNPRAAALYRLRGFADLPYRQMVLDTPNAL
- a CDS encoding O-acetylhomoserine aminocarboxypropyltransferase/cysteine synthase family protein, translated to MKIETKCLHEGYEPENGGARALPIYQSTTFKFDSTAHVGDLFDLTASGHFYTRLSNPTVAAVEDKISALEGGVGALCTSSGQAATMLAILNIAGAGDHIVSTSTIYGGSLNLLAVTFKKLGIDVTFVDGEATEDELEQAFRPNTKAVFGETIANPALTVLDIEKFAALAHRHNVPLIVDNTFATPVLCRPFEWGADIVVHSTTKYMDGHAVQMGGVIVDSGKFDWTKGNFPGLTEPDDSYHGLVYTDACGAAAYITKARVQLMRDMGTCQTPMGAFLLDLGLQTLPLRIRQHSANAMTVASYLRTSDKVDFVTYPGLAGDAFHDRAVKYLENGAASGVISFSLKGGREAAERVIDAFKLVSLEVHVADIHSCALHPASATHRQLTDEQLVAAGITPGLIRLSCGLENAEDIIADVEQALAQA
- a CDS encoding DUF896 domain-containing protein, with the translated sequence MENEKIARINALAKKAKAEGLTDTEKAEQKALREEYIAGFRQSLKNQLDATVVLNPDGTAYRLREKKDKT
- a CDS encoding DUF1905 domain-containing protein, with amino-acid sequence MNETLYEFDAMLRKVPDLDGAYIEFPHDVRREFHKGRVKVRATFDGVPYDGSLVRMKTPGHILGVRKDIRARIGKQPGDTVHVTLRERA
- a CDS encoding MATE family efflux transporter, which encodes MAAEAEKVEAGQKENKMGTMPEGKLIITMSFPIMLSMLIQALYNIVDSAFVARISESALTAVSLAFPVQLFMIAVATGAGVGVNALLSRKLGQHKQDEADAVAMNGVFLAVVCWLVFAVLGLLFGKSFIALFTTDAAVREMGTSYVTVCTVASCGVFLLFVAERLMQATGNTVYHMITQLIGALINCVLDPIMIFGLFGFPRLGTTGAALATVTAQIIAMSIGFFINVRFNHDVRLKPRSFRPNGAILGEVLKIGLPAAVTQSLASVLTIGLNRILMPFSMTAVGFYGVYYKLQNFLFMPVFGLNNALIPMIGYNFGAKKYDRIHRITKYALLLSVGIMAGGTVLFELLPRPLLALFKASEEMLTIGVPAIRIIALSICFAGASVILCGCMQGLGRGNESLVVTLLRQIVVLLPLAVLLARVSLHAVWLAFPLAEIVGCIAAVLLHRRVTGHMLR